Sequence from the Pseudomonadota bacterium genome:
TTGCTAAATTCAAGCTTATCCGGTGTTGTTCTTTTGTTTTTTGTAGTAGTGTAATTTTTTCTTTTACATTCACTACATGACATTGATATAATTACTCTCACCTGCCAACTCCTTAGCCGTTATCCTATAATATTGCTTACAACTCCTGCACCGACCGTCCGTCCGCCTTCCCTTATCGCAAACCGAAGCTCGGTCTCCATTGCTATAGGAGTTATCAGCTCCGCCGATATCGCTACATTGTCTCCGGGCATTATCATCTC
This genomic interval carries:
- the rpmG gene encoding 50S ribosomal protein L33, with the translated sequence MRVIISMSCSECKRKNYTTTKNKRTTPDKLEFSKYCRFCRKHTTHKETK
- the tuf gene encoding elongation factor Tu (EF-Tu; promotes GTP-dependent binding of aminoacyl-tRNA to the A-site of ribosomes during protein biosynthesis; when the tRNA anticodon matches the mRNA codon, GTP hydrolysis results; the inactive EF-Tu-GDP leaves the ribosome and release of GDP is promoted by elongation factor Ts; many prokaryotes have two copies of the gene encoding EF-Tu); the protein is EMIMPGDNVAISAELITPIAMETELRFAIREGGRTVGAGVVSNIIG